In Caretta caretta isolate rCarCar2 chromosome 15, rCarCar1.hap1, whole genome shotgun sequence, the genomic stretch AGAGGAGCACCTTCCCTTACCTCTCCAACCCTAGCCAGGAACTGACTTGCTAAGCCCCTttagctccttttatctgagtctgccaggctctgattggctgcttctgttcTGCCTCTCTAGACAGACCTGGAGGGCCTACCTTTGCAGCTCTTTCCCTGAGGCGGAGTGTAGTAGGACTGCAAGGCTGGTACATCTTGTCACAGTTTCCTGCGAAGATCAATAATTGTGCCTCTTCAGATAAACCCTTTCACAAAACCCTCATGCAAACCTAATCCCCACCTTTCATTTCatcatttatttacaaaaatgttcAATGCAAACAAAATGGACAGAAAAGATGAAAGAAGAGTCAGGAGGACATGTGTACACACATTTTAGTGCCAGACaacaatataaatataaatgagGGGGGGGAAAGTAGCTGTGAATCTCTCATGCACTCTACTTTGGGAAACCGGTCAGAACAGGGCTGTGCAGGAAAAGGGCTGCCATCAGCTCTTGCTGAGAGAGAATTGGGACAGAGCTCAGCACTGTTTGTTTTCACGTGGATTTGGGTAATAAAAACACAGAAGGCGGGAGAGAAAAGGGATTTGATTTACTGTTGCTCAGGGTACAGATTTTCTAATGTCTCCAGACTCAAGCTGTCCCTAAATTTCTGCagtatttaaaagatttttattgcttttctttaCACATTTTCCATCGGGATTTTATTTGGGGTAATACAATGTTCAGAAGTGTCAGAAGCAGAGAAAATGTGAATGTTCTGCAGAAGGAAGCAAAGTCCCCCAGTTGTATTAATTTCTTTTCTCTCACTGTTTGACAGGTGGAGAGCCCAGATTCACAGATCTGAACTGGATCAGCCTAaagaagtgggggcgggggggagaaacaaaacaaatacaacaAAACCATACCAGACCTTCAGCTGTAACTAGCAGCATCACCACAGCAACCagaaaatacaattaaaagaCAACCTGGGGCTAAAGCGGAGCATATGAAGGTGCAGCTCCTTACCTTTGGACAGAAGAGAGCAAAATAATtatgcagaagagaaaagaataTTTGACTGATCCAGCCACACTATGGAATAGGGAAGTGTCCTTTCATTAACAGGAATGTGCCACTGTTTATTCACAGGAAAGGGGAGTGCCATGAGATCTACTGAGGAGACTATCTGTCTGTGGTTGCATTTCTACATTTGTTTGCACCCCTGCTGGGACTGAACTAGTTGGTACAGGCCTATTGGCCCATCAGGTATTGgatactgatttttttcccacagGGTGCACCTGGCACGAGAATTGAAAGATATTGCAGCtcttgcacagagagagagagagaatctccaGTTCTCCTCTTCTGTTACTGTCTGCTATACCATGGGATGTAGGCAAAGCTCTGAGGAGAAAGAGGCAGCGCGGCGGTCCCGGAGGATTGACCGCCACCTGCGCTCTGAGAGTCAACGACAACGACGTGAGATCAAGCTCCTACTGCTGGGTACAAGCAACTCTGGCAAGAGTACTATTGTCAAGCAAATGAAAATCATTCACAGTGGTGGCTTTAACTTGGAGGCTTGCAAGGAATACAAACCTCTGATTATCTATAATGCCATTGACTCCCTCACACGCATCATTCGTGCTCTAGCCACCCTTAAGATAGAGTTCCACAATCCTGACAGGGCCTATGATGCCGTGCAGCTTTTTGCCCTGACAGGCCCAGCTGAAAGCAAAGGAGAGATTACTCCTGAGCTTCTGGGAGTCATGAAACGGCTCTGGGCAGACCCTGGTGTGCAGGAGTGCTTCTGCCGATCCAATGAGTACCACCTAGAGGATAATGCTGCATACTATTTGAATGACCTAGAAAGGATTGCGGCACTGGACTATATCCCTACAGTGGAAGATATTCTGCGTTCTCGGGACATGACCACAGGGATTGTGGAAAATAAATTTACCTTCAAAGAGCTGACTTTCAAAATGGTGGATGTGGGTGGACAGAGGTCTGAGCGCAAAAAATGGATCCACTGCTTTGAAGGGGTTACAGCAATAATTTTCTGCGTGGAGCTGAGTGGATATGACTTGAAGCTGTATGAGGATAACCAGACGGTGAGTACTTCTGGGTTTCTTCTATGTTTtggctttttattatttgtagttcAGTCGTGTCTAGAGGCCCAAGCCCCACTGTCCTACACAGGTAACAAAAAGACACCTGTCCAAAAGAGCATACATGGAATCTAGTAGTATTTTTTCTGCACTCACAACGTGGCCACTATGTTTCCTAGCAGCACGTAGCCTTTCTCCATTGGCTTTGTTTCTTCAGTGCTATCAATAGGACTTCCTCATGTGGCACAGTAGTGCAAAATGAGTTTGTGTCTAAGGCAGAAGCTTCGGACCTATTGGGCTAAGCATTACTCCAAAAGTCAGTAAAAATCTGGGAGAGGTCTTTGGGCAGTTATGGCTTCCTTTtataaagggacacagtcaactAGAAAATCACATTTCAGTTGGGAAATACTGTACCTACTACAGTGACAAATAACACTTAAAATTACTATAATTGAAAAGTTAGCCAAAATAATTTTCTCCATTTCAATCTATTTtatgcatttgacagcattttgtgcGTAGTCAGTTTTGATTTCCCCTGTAGCGTCAGTTTTGTTCTTGCTTATAAAGATCAGCGTGAGCAGAAAAAgcctttaaaacatttaaaagaaattttttataaaaagataAAATTTTAAAGGGTGCGATCAgaaactgggatttttaaaattagtcaGTTTCCAAACAATCAAGTTGACAGTGAGTGTCCCTTTAAGTGGCATGGAAACTGTCATTAGAAGTCTGCTTTATGGCTACTTTTGTTATGCAGCCAGTCTACTTATTGTCCAATAAATAACTATTGGTCCTGAATTCTCCTTGTAATACTAATACTAGTCTTCAGTTTGCTTAGCACACAGATACTGTAACTATGGAAATAGTTGTatatgtgagtgtgtgtatgcatgtgtttgCTATCGCTTTCAGACTGCTTAACTTGACCTTTTTAGGTACTATTTGgacattttacatattttttgcTATTGTAACCCCATAAATGGACATGATGCTTAAGAAACAATCAGATGTGTTGGTAGAAATATCTAAAGATTCCTACAGCTCCCTACTTGCCCATATTCCAGTTTAAAAACAACTGACCATCAGGAGGAACTAAAATCCACCCCCAGAAAATCACTGTCTGGAGACAACTAATTTACTGTTTACCCAAAGATGCACCCACTTCCTATCATCCCCCTCAGACATCTTCAGTTGTTTCACCTTGGTGGAACTTTCCTGAGGCAAGGCAGCCTCTGGAGCACCCCAGAATGCTGCGTGCGTTGTTCTTTCACAGAAGAAACAGTACTTCAGTGAAGGGGGATCCCAAGAATATGTTTTGTATACAGTATTTAGACTCTAATTGCGATGGTTATGTACATTCTCAGTGCTTGTATTACAGTAAGTCACTTAAGAAATCCTTTCTACCACTCTAATGATCTGTTTTTGGCAGACTGTTACGGGATCTGCTCGTTATGGAAATACTCCACTAACCGCATTAATTGTCATAGCTAGTTCAgtcattttattgttttcttcTGTATGTAGTGTGTTTGTTATGTCTGAGCTTTGCCAGAGAATATCCTGGTAAGAATTCATGATAATGTGCTTTCTGTGTATCTgctcatacatacatacataaacgGGATCAAATCCAGGCCCTATGTGAATTCATGATGTGAAGCTACTAACAGCTGTGTGATGTTGCTGGGCTTCCCGGATGACTAAATGAACTCTGGGTGCCTGGGACTCCACGATGAAGTGGCAAGTAGCACCTACTAAACCCACCCCCTTCCCATGGCTGGAGTCTAGAATTCCGTCCCATGGCTGTGACACAGAGCAGCCAAGTGCTGGGAAATAAAGTTGAAAGGGGGAGTGTCTCCTTAACATCCCAGCAAGGTCAGGGAGCTAAATTCCTCCTTAAATACGTAACATCCTGAGCGAATGAATGAATCCTGTGGTCTAATCTGACAACTAACTCAGAAATAGATCTTTAAACCTGGGGAGACAATGTATTCTTCTGGTTGAAGATGCCTTTCCTTCTAAATTTATGGGGGGAAGAGCATAGCTTTCATGGGCTCTGTGAGGTGAAGTGGAAGTGTTAGGCGCCAGATAGGATTTCTTGCAGGGTGTGGAACTACTTTTCATGTGCTTCCCACTCCCCTAAAGAGCTCCATACCACTTACCTGGAGAGTGGAACCTCTCAGACTTTAACTATCTCACTGCTTTGCACTGGGCCCAATCGTCCTTAGCAGTGATCAGTTAAGTATTCTGCTAAGATTTGTGGCAGTCAAGGGCTATCCTGCTTAATGATGCATAACACATAGTCAAGACCTCTACGGTTGGGAATTCCTGGAATAACTGCagcaaggtttttaaaaatctgtaacaGCTTCTTGAAAATTGTTTATGCTGCATGTAGCACATCATATTCATTACGTCACTGAATGAAGACAAGTTGATGACAGTACTTCAGACTGTTTAagacttgtctctctaatctatTTCAGTTATTTATCTGGTGCCATTCCAGCCAGaccttttatttaacaaaaaacaaacaagactcTTGCAGCAGCACTTTCCAAGAACCTTATTTCAATTTTTTGGTGGAAAGCCACTCTATTAAGCAGACAAGATTCTAATGGAAGGTCTGGCAGTAGGATAACATTGTTCTTCTTCTAGGTGTGGTCTAAGTGTTAGATTATAGGGCTGTAAATCCACTCCCTCCACTCCTCATGTAACAGGTAAGGAGGTGGGTTAAATATCATGATGTGAAACCTACTATAATTATTGGTACATTAAAGAAACTGCTAAAATCTCTTCTTATTGTAAATACTATAACACTTTTCTGTGAGGtatgtgggttttgtttgtttgtttgttttgcttaatCCAGTTTCTTGCAGATGTTCCTCCCGTTAAATGTAGTTAAAGCAAAAGTTTCAGAAGTACAGCAAAGCTGCCTAGGTGCAGTGACACTTAGGTCTGAGCAAAGACTGCAGAATATTTTCCACAAACTTtcatttactgtttttaaaagattGCTTTGACTATTTAAACCTCTTGTGTGCTCACTTTTCAAGAAAATAAATTTACTGGCAGGAATGTGCACTTAAACTGAAATTTGACCTAGTATTCCAGAATATTCCCATAAACTGAACATTAAATACTAAAAATGAGCTACCAGCTGACATTCTACAGACTAAGACATTATTTAGAGAATTATTTTTGAGCAATACATTTGagaaaattgctgttagtttatGGATAATTTATAGACAGAAAGTGGCAAAATTAATTGAATAAAAGGAAATTAGGTAATTCTAAGACTTGAGACCAGGTTGTGCAGAAGTATTTTTTCCCACAACAATAATCTGTAACACAAAAACAGGATCTGACTGCAAAACTCTCACAAACATTGCACCCAAATAAAGGCATTTATTTCCCGCATTTTATTCAGATTCTCAAATAAATGGAGGAATAGCCAAATACAAATAGCAAGCCCTTTAGGAGATTTAATTGGTTTACGTAAATTTCCACATCCCCAACTTTTCTGACTGGTTctgaagaaaaacttcctttgGTTTCAACATGTGAAACAAAATCTTTGCTAGAAAAAGACTTTGGCTAGGAAGAAAAAACCTGCTGGTGAAAAGCCTCCAGGTTATGTCGTCTCACTGAACTCCCCAGATTATGCTGTTAGAAATGCAATCATAATCCAAAGTGGCTCACCAGTAAATTATGTCTTCCTATGACTCCATCTCAAATAAGCCCAACAAAAACTCTTGCGAAAATGGAACCAGCTGATCTCAGTTCCTTTAACCCCAATGTCTACATTGCCACAGTTCCAAATGATTTGCCAGGTTTATTCATGCTATTAAGAATCAGGAGGGATCTTGTGATCATTTTTGCTGCAATGTGAAATTCCCATATTTACATTTAAGTTTGTATTGCAGATTTTCTCCAGATTGCCATGGCACTTCTGGTGTGTGGAAAACCCTAATGTAGGCAGCTATTGAATATAAAGTAATCCCAGTGATAAGTGGTACTAACTGTGTAACCAAATCCTTTTATACCATGTCTCTTTAGTGGCAGAATGGCAAGTCATCTTTCTCTGTTCACCATCATTCTATTTTGCTACTGTCATGTGGTTTCTGGGCTAGTAATACTTTACAAGTATTTTTGTGGCTGTCCACCTTCCCGACCTTCATTATATGATTCCCATTGGGAGTTTGGTTTTCTTGGCAACGAGTAAGTGTAGTAGGAAGTAGAGCCCACACTGGTGTCCATAGAAACACCCTGTCTGGAGAGATGCTGTTGGCCTATAGAGGCAGTTGTATTTATAAAATAACACACTTGTTATATAAAGATGGAGAAGATGCATGATACATTTTAGATAACaattaaacaatattttgttaTAAGCTGTATACCAGCATATATATACATTGCTGTTTAATTTTTATGATAACTCAAACAGCTAGGCAGACAGATTTAGGTATCATAGTTGATCCATCATTGATACACTGGCTGGAACAATCACGTCATTGTGTGTGATGCTATACTAGCTCGGAGAAACAGTAATTCTGACTGGGGAAATGAGCTGATATCAGCATCAGTTCTGACAACTACTTGCAAGGAGGCAAAACCTTCATTGGATAGTATGTCCAAATTGATTACAGGAGGGTTCACAATCAGTGAAGGCTGGACATCTGTTTCTAGAGTTAGCTTCCATTCTTTTTTTCCATGAACATTGTTGGTTTATTCCTGTCTGTGGAcaggtttttctttttcattcactTCTTAAACATTTAGGACTCAATGTTCAAACTAAGGaacctttatatatatatagtggccTCTTTTATGCACATACGTGCAATTTTGAGTGCTCACATAAAATATTTGGATACCCAGTTTAGGtgccaaaaatataaaataagttcCCTATCTCCAGTACATTTATTAGTACATCTAAAATGCTTACTTTAAGATGGTTCCTGCAATTTTCAAGCAATGAAACACAGCAAGTCCATAGAGCATTCTAATGTTACCTTTTCTGAGGGGGAAATTTCATGTACTGCTCTCCCTGGCATGGAATTATCTTAAAATAACTCAACTCTCAAGAtctgtttaaaaatgtctgtGAAAATTAACATGAAAGATTGATATTTTAAACATCATTAGGTTATGGAGTATCAGTTGTCTGCTGGTTATGATCTACTTCTCCCAATACTGTAATTCTCTTGTGTCCTTTAGGACAGTAATCTTAGA encodes the following:
- the GNAZ gene encoding guanine nucleotide-binding protein G(z) subunit alpha, which produces MGCRQSSEEKEAARRSRRIDRHLRSESQRQRREIKLLLLGTSNSGKSTIVKQMKIIHSGGFNLEACKEYKPLIIYNAIDSLTRIIRALATLKIEFHNPDRAYDAVQLFALTGPAESKGEITPELLGVMKRLWADPGVQECFCRSNEYHLEDNAAYYLNDLERIAALDYIPTVEDILRSRDMTTGIVENKFTFKELTFKMVDVGGQRSERKKWIHCFEGVTAIIFCVELSGYDLKLYEDNQTSRMAESLRLFDSICNNNWFINTSLILFLNKKDLLAEKIRRIPLTVCFPEYKGQNTYEEAAVYIQRQFEDLNRNKETKEIYSHFTCATDTSNIQFVFDAVTDVIIQNNLKYIGLC